The proteins below are encoded in one region of uncultured Eubacteriales bacterium:
- the nifJ gene encoding Pyruvate-flavodoxin oxidoreductase, with translation MSTKTMDGNQAAAYASYMMTEVASIYPITPSTPMAERIDQWATEGKRNLFGQAVKVVEMQSEAGAAGAMHGALQSGVLTTTYTASQGLLLMIPNLYKMVGELLPGVLHVSARALATHALSIFGDHQDVMACRQTGAIMLASSNVQEAMDLSFLSHMCAIQARLPVIHFFDGFRTSHEFQKIDAPDYEQIQPLVDYQALQEFKSRALNPNYPVARGTAQNPDIYFQGREVQNPFFDRVPSIMENLMQSYGKITGRTYQPFSYHGTPDATHIIIAMGSVCDTIDEVVDQLTADGEKVGSVRVHLYRPFSISHLLDVIPHSVQCISVLDRTKEPGSIGEPLYLDICKAIAQRNTDTQVLGGRYGLGSKDTRPGHIRAVFNNMRQEKPKSRFTIGIHDDVTMLSLPEIDNNDSPPTVNCKFWGLGSDGTVGANKSAVKIIGENTDKYVQAYFSYDSKKSGGTTISHLRFGDQPIRSPYLIDRADYIACHNKSFIFNYDILKGIKEGGIFVLNCDWTAEQLEQNLPIALKQTIARKKLHFYTVDAISIAGQLGLGNRINMIMQAVFFKLVSVVPLEQAIPLLKQSIDRDYGKKGKKVVEMNYAAVDAGIAASHPVEVPDSWGGEEVSTQSHSYVNSDNNTPEFVRNIQRVMARDEGDELPVSAFENMPDGTFPMGTTAYEKRGIAVRLPEWQIERCIQCGMCSFVCPHATIRLTILDEEEQTQKPKTFETKPANGKGLEGYQMRVQVSPLDCTGCGNCADVCPAKGKALIMKPVEQQTDQYGNWDYAMTLSEKRHLTSTATIKGSQLCRPLLEFNGACPGCGETPYVKLVTQLFGDRMLIANATGCSSIWGASAPSIAYATNADGKGPAWANSLFEDNAEYGYGMFLGTQQSRERLAAQVRMALETPDLEQSLREPFSRWLDAWAGGTEAKEESEAVIHALNSADTGSCPILKSIQQLKDYLVKRSIWIIGGDGWAYDIGYGGLDHVLASGANVNVLVLDTEIYSNTGGQASKSTPVAAVAKFASAGKKTRKKDLGMMAMSYKDIYVAQIAMGANFNQTLQAIIEAEKYPGPSLIIAYSPCVSHGIITGMGTSIAEEKKAVDTGYVHLYRYNPMNRDQGKPPFILDSKQPSEPYRNFLSGELRYTQMMSSGSAQVEQLVDEAEKTAQDKYALYKQMSENNLF, from the coding sequence ATGTCTACTAAAACAATGGATGGGAATCAAGCTGCTGCTTATGCATCATATATGATGACAGAGGTTGCCTCCATATACCCCATTACCCCATCTACTCCCATGGCAGAACGCATAGATCAATGGGCAACAGAGGGAAAAAGGAATTTGTTTGGACAGGCCGTGAAAGTGGTTGAGATGCAATCAGAAGCAGGTGCCGCGGGTGCCATGCATGGTGCATTGCAATCGGGTGTGCTTACGACTACCTATACAGCCTCCCAAGGCTTGTTGCTAATGATCCCCAACCTTTACAAAATGGTAGGTGAATTGTTGCCCGGTGTACTGCATGTGTCCGCGCGGGCGCTTGCGACTCACGCTCTATCAATTTTTGGGGATCACCAGGACGTAATGGCCTGCCGGCAGACCGGCGCTATTATGCTGGCATCCTCCAATGTTCAGGAGGCCATGGACCTTTCATTCCTTTCCCATATGTGCGCCATACAGGCCCGTTTGCCGGTCATCCATTTTTTTGATGGTTTCCGCACCTCACATGAATTTCAAAAGATTGATGCGCCTGATTATGAACAGATTCAGCCGTTGGTTGATTATCAGGCGCTGCAGGAATTCAAAAGCCGGGCCTTAAATCCTAACTATCCTGTAGCAAGGGGCACGGCGCAGAACCCTGATATCTATTTTCAGGGACGCGAGGTACAAAACCCGTTTTTTGATCGCGTTCCATCTATCATGGAAAACCTTATGCAATCATATGGCAAGATTACGGGCAGAACCTATCAGCCTTTCTCCTATCATGGTACGCCGGATGCGACACATATCATCATCGCAATGGGTTCTGTATGTGATACCATAGACGAGGTAGTGGATCAGCTCACAGCTGATGGTGAAAAGGTCGGATCAGTTCGTGTGCATTTATATCGTCCTTTTTCCATTTCGCACCTGCTTGATGTGATACCCCACAGTGTCCAATGCATTTCCGTACTGGATCGCACGAAGGAGCCGGGCTCTATCGGCGAACCGTTGTATTTGGATATCTGCAAGGCAATTGCCCAAAGAAATACCGATACGCAGGTATTGGGGGGCCGTTACGGACTGGGGTCCAAGGATACCCGTCCAGGCCATATTCGCGCAGTATTTAATAATATGCGCCAGGAAAAACCTAAAAGCAGATTTACGATTGGCATTCATGACGATGTTACCATGCTTTCTCTGCCGGAGATTGACAACAACGATTCACCGCCGACCGTCAACTGCAAATTCTGGGGCTTAGGATCAGACGGAACGGTAGGCGCTAATAAATCCGCCGTAAAAATCATTGGTGAAAATACAGATAAATATGTACAAGCCTACTTTTCTTATGACAGTAAAAAGTCTGGCGGTACAACAATTTCTCACCTGCGCTTTGGAGACCAACCCATCCGCTCACCCTATCTAATTGATCGGGCGGACTATATCGCCTGTCATAACAAAAGCTTTATTTTCAATTATGACATTCTCAAAGGAATTAAGGAGGGCGGCATTTTTGTCCTCAACTGTGACTGGACAGCTGAGCAATTGGAACAGAATCTGCCCATAGCGCTGAAACAAACCATTGCCAGAAAGAAACTGCATTTTTATACCGTCGATGCCATCTCCATTGCCGGGCAGCTGGGGTTGGGGAACCGTATTAATATGATCATGCAGGCTGTGTTTTTCAAGCTGGTCTCCGTGGTTCCGTTGGAACAGGCAATACCACTATTAAAACAGAGTATTGACAGGGATTACGGGAAAAAGGGGAAAAAGGTTGTAGAAATGAATTACGCTGCCGTAGATGCAGGGATTGCCGCCTCACATCCTGTGGAAGTTCCGGACAGCTGGGGGGGAGAAGAGGTATCCACACAGTCCCATTCCTACGTTAACAGCGATAACAATACTCCGGAGTTTGTTCGGAATATCCAGCGTGTCATGGCCCGTGATGAAGGGGATGAGCTGCCTGTAAGCGCCTTTGAAAATATGCCGGACGGCACTTTCCCTATGGGCACTACCGCTTATGAAAAACGCGGTATTGCGGTAAGGCTCCCTGAATGGCAAATTGAGCGCTGCATCCAATGCGGTATGTGCTCTTTTGTTTGCCCACATGCGACGATTCGATTAACAATTCTTGATGAAGAGGAGCAAACGCAAAAACCTAAGACCTTTGAAACCAAGCCGGCCAATGGAAAAGGGCTGGAGGGATATCAGATGCGCGTACAGGTCAGCCCGTTGGATTGCACTGGCTGTGGCAATTGTGCGGATGTTTGCCCAGCCAAGGGCAAAGCGCTGATTATGAAACCTGTGGAACAGCAGACCGATCAGTACGGCAATTGGGATTATGCAATGACGCTTTCTGAGAAAAGGCATCTAACCTCCACTGCAACTATTAAAGGCAGTCAGCTATGCCGCCCGCTGCTCGAATTTAACGGTGCCTGCCCAGGCTGCGGTGAAACGCCCTATGTCAAGCTTGTTACCCAGCTATTTGGAGATCGCATGTTAATTGCCAACGCGACCGGATGTTCTTCCATCTGGGGTGCAAGCGCACCTTCCATTGCATATGCAACAAATGCGGATGGCAAGGGACCGGCGTGGGCTAATTCGCTGTTTGAAGACAATGCTGAATATGGATACGGAATGTTCCTCGGTACGCAGCAGAGCCGGGAGCGGTTGGCAGCTCAAGTACGCATGGCATTGGAAACGCCCGATTTGGAGCAATCGCTGCGAGAGCCGTTTAGCAGATGGCTGGATGCTTGGGCAGGCGGAACAGAAGCAAAGGAAGAGTCCGAGGCAGTCATCCATGCACTAAATTCGGCCGATACCGGCAGCTGCCCCATCCTAAAAAGCATACAGCAATTGAAAGACTATCTGGTTAAGCGTTCTATCTGGATTATCGGGGGAGATGGCTGGGCCTACGATATTGGATATGGAGGACTGGATCATGTGCTGGCCAGCGGCGCGAACGTCAATGTCCTGGTCTTGGATACTGAAATTTACTCCAATACCGGTGGACAGGCCTCTAAATCCACTCCCGTAGCGGCAGTCGCGAAATTTGCCTCCGCCGGAAAGAAAACCCGTAAAAAAGATTTGGGCATGATGGCCATGAGCTACAAAGATATTTACGTTGCACAAATTGCCATGGGAGCCAACTTCAATCAAACGCTTCAAGCAATCATCGAAGCAGAAAAATATCCGGGCCCGTCACTCATCATTGCCTATTCTCCCTGTGTTAGCCATGGTATCATAACCGGAATGGGCACCAGCATAGCAGAGGAGAAAAAGGCTGTCGATACAGGCTATGTCCACCTATACCGCTATAATCCCATGAATAGAGATCAGGGCAAACCACCGTTTATATTAGATTCAAAGCAGCCTTCAGAGCCATACCGGAACTTCCTCAGTGGGGAGCTGCGATATACTCAGATGATGTCCTCGGGCTCGGCGCAGGTTGAACAATTGGTCGATGAGGCTGAAAAAACTGCGCAAGATAAATATGCGCTTTATAAGCAAATGTCGGAGAACAACCTATTCTAG
- the ndhS gene encoding Nicotinate dehydrogenase small FeS subunit, which produces MVEYEGKTVISLNVNGEIHEVAVRPADLLLDVMREQLGLTAAKPGCKNGDCGACTVMMDSWPVKSCLVLAVEAEGHVILTVEGLGGAAEIQRAFVNADAFQCGYCTSGFLMVCHALQTQHPTMPEEYVIEEWLQSNLCRCTSYQEIRRAVRGMYQGGLY; this is translated from the coding sequence ATGGTTGAATACGAGGGAAAGACAGTCATATCCCTCAACGTCAATGGGGAAATTCATGAGGTGGCTGTACGCCCCGCCGATTTGCTCCTGGATGTTATGAGGGAGCAGCTCGGGCTGACGGCGGCAAAGCCCGGCTGTAAAAACGGTGACTGCGGCGCTTGTACCGTCATGATGGATAGCTGGCCCGTAAAGTCCTGTCTGGTGCTTGCTGTAGAAGCGGAGGGTCATGTGATCCTCACGGTGGAGGGGCTTGGGGGAGCCGCAGAGATCCAAAGGGCCTTCGTGAATGCTGACGCCTTCCAGTGTGGGTACTGCACGTCCGGCTTTCTGATGGTCTGCCACGCCCTACAAACCCAGCACCCGACCATGCCCGAAGAGTATGTAATTGAGGAGTGGCTTCAGTCTAACCTTTGCCGCTGTACGAGTTACCAGGAAATCAGACGAGCTGTGCGCGGTATGTATCAGGGCGGTTTGTATTGA
- a CDS encoding conserved hypothetical protein (Evidence 4 : Homologs of previously reported genes of unknown function) produces the protein MLYRIYPQTDAAKFYMEPHSGSSLPFLTVKKMRKIYPDDHFTVIGEIGGISRPPDNGNRLVTETGEVVPILPRGSLRRPFEWVAGYVAVDKSTYLAAIRSLIPSFLRRQWADQSHGDGTRKPF, from the coding sequence ATGCTTTACCGGATCTATCCGCAGACGGACGCCGCAAAATTCTATATGGAACCGCACAGCGGGAGCAGCCTTCCATTCCTTACAGTGAAAAAAATGCGAAAGATTTACCCGGATGATCATTTCACTGTGATCGGGGAAATCGGCGGCATCTCACGCCCCCCCGACAACGGGAATCGGCTGGTGACGGAAACAGGCGAAGTCGTTCCCATTCTTCCACGAGGCAGTCTGAGAAGGCCCTTTGAGTGGGTTGCCGGATACGTCGCGGTGGACAAAAGCACTTACCTTGCAGCAATCAGGAGCCTGATCCCCTCGTTTCTACGGAGACAATGGGCAGACCAAAGTCACGGGGACGGGACGCGTAAACCCTTTTAG
- a CDS encoding FAD binding domain in molybdopterin dehydrogenase encodes MIPFNFIYCRPDTIGEAYEAFFRLWAEGKNPAYYSGGSETITMCRAGNIQPGAVIDLKSIPECSLVFADQDGLSIGAACTLNQIKESNLFPLLSLACGRIADHTNQCRITLGGNLCGTIIYRETSLALLLSDASLTLLGEDGSRTVPFEHVFQGRMQLSPGELVVRAHIPGWALTAPHYHIKHTANEKIDYPLVSMAAIRKDGRLRAAFSGVCSYPFRSAEMEDILNDRALSHSARAEQAAVRLPEPARSDVEGSGAYRKFVLTNMLRALFEEFKDG; translated from the coding sequence ATGATCCCCTTTAATTTTATATACTGCCGCCCCGATACCATTGGGGAGGCTTACGAAGCCTTTTTTCGGTTGTGGGCGGAAGGAAAAAATCCGGCCTATTACTCCGGCGGCAGTGAGACCATAACCATGTGCAGGGCCGGAAACATCCAGCCGGGCGCTGTGATAGACCTCAAGAGCATCCCGGAATGCTCACTTGTGTTCGCAGACCAGGACGGGCTAAGCATCGGCGCGGCCTGCACCCTAAACCAGATAAAAGAGTCCAATCTTTTTCCGCTGCTTTCACTGGCCTGCGGGCGAATCGCCGATCATACGAACCAGTGCAGAATTACGTTAGGAGGCAATTTATGCGGCACCATCATTTACCGGGAGACCAGCCTAGCCCTGCTGCTGTCGGACGCGAGCCTCACCCTGCTGGGGGAGGATGGGTCAAGGACCGTCCCCTTTGAACACGTTTTCCAAGGGCGAATGCAGTTGAGCCCCGGCGAACTGGTGGTACGGGCACATATCCCCGGATGGGCCCTCACTGCGCCACATTATCACATCAAGCACACCGCCAACGAAAAGATAGACTATCCACTCGTGAGCATGGCGGCCATCCGGAAAGACGGGCGACTGCGCGCCGCCTTTTCCGGCGTTTGCTCCTATCCCTTTCGCAGCGCGGAGATGGAGGATATTCTAAACGACCGTGCGCTGTCTCACTCAGCGCGGGCGGAGCAGGCGGCGGTGCGGTTGCCCGAGCCGGCGCGGAGCGACGTGGAGGGAAGCGGAGCATACAGGAAATTCGTGCTCACGAATATGCTGCGCGCCCTTTTCGAGGAGTTTAAAGATGGTTGA
- a CDS encoding hypothetical protein (Evidence 5 : No homology to any previously reported sequences): MRSGFSLTFAAVRVTRKSDELCAVCIRAVCIEGIDKKFPAQTGNLFIYAQYHQKEVN; this comes from the coding sequence TTGAGGAGTGGCTTCAGTCTAACCTTTGCCGCTGTACGAGTTACCAGGAAATCAGACGAGCTGTGCGCGGTATGTATCAGGGCGGTTTGTATTGAGGGCATAGATAAAAAATTTCCTGCGCAGACAGGAAATCTTTTTATCTATGCCCAGTATCATCAAAAAGAGGTTAATTGA
- a CDS encoding hypothetical protein (Evidence 5 : No homology to any previously reported sequences) — MFCGCMEFAPFYNYRIAHIFRLQPYQGRTLFNIDLIVFSSSTFYTRREKTIAGYRLFNFLIVFCFLLKMADIVPTLNRNDIRHLFDDPFVSIS, encoded by the coding sequence GTGTTTTGTGGGTGCATGGAGTTTGCTCCTTTTTATAATTATAGGATCGCTCATATATTCCGCTTGCAGCCATACCAAGGCCGCACTTTATTCAATATCGACCTAATTGTTTTCAGCTCTTCAACGTTTTATACCCGCAGGGAGAAAACGATTGCCGGCTACCGCCTTTTCAACTTTCTAATAGTGTTTTGTTTCTTATTAAAGATGGCGGATATCGTTCCAACTCTTAATCGGAACGATATCCGCCATCTTTTTGATGATCCTTTTGTTTCTATTTCATAA
- the yhxC gene encoding Uncharacterized oxidoreductase YhxC — MHPQNTFPPQHQNRQPGREAEMNPPPQYDNPSYKAAGKLAGKKAIITGGDSGIGRAIAIAYAKEGADVAIVHLCENSDAQDTVRAVEALGRTCIQIQADLRTEDNAVNAVNLAVTQLGAINILINNAAVQYPQNSILDITREQLANTFESNFFSCFYVTKAALPHLSRGGAIIYTASITAFEGKPTLIDYSATKGAIVSFTRSMALSLMEMGIRVNAVAPGPVWTPLIVSSFSPEVVQTFGSTSPMQRAAQPYELAPTYVFLGCDDSSNISGQIFHVNSGTIIN; from the coding sequence ATGCACCCACAAAACACCTTTCCTCCCCAACATCAAAACCGACAGCCCGGCCGTGAAGCTGAGATGAATCCCCCACCCCAGTACGATAACCCATCATACAAGGCGGCGGGCAAGCTTGCTGGAAAAAAAGCAATCATTACAGGCGGCGACAGCGGCATAGGCCGTGCCATCGCCATCGCCTATGCCAAGGAAGGTGCTGACGTGGCCATTGTCCACCTCTGCGAAAACAGCGACGCGCAGGACACTGTCCGCGCGGTTGAGGCGCTCGGGAGAACATGCATTCAAATTCAGGCCGACCTGCGTACCGAGGATAACGCCGTAAATGCCGTAAATCTGGCAGTAACCCAGCTTGGAGCGATCAATATTCTAATCAACAACGCGGCGGTGCAATACCCCCAAAACAGCATATTGGACATCACCAGGGAACAGCTTGCAAACACCTTTGAAAGCAATTTCTTCTCCTGTTTCTATGTGACAAAGGCGGCGCTGCCACATCTGTCAAGGGGTGGCGCAATAATCTATACCGCGTCTATTACGGCGTTTGAAGGCAAGCCCACATTGATCGACTATTCCGCAACCAAAGGCGCGATCGTCTCGTTTACGCGGTCTATGGCTCTTTCCCTAATGGAGATGGGGATTCGCGTCAATGCGGTCGCCCCCGGGCCTGTTTGGACGCCGTTGATCGTGTCCAGTTTCTCTCCCGAGGTGGTGCAGACCTTTGGCTCCACCAGTCCCATGCAGCGTGCCGCACAGCCATATGAGCTGGCGCCAACTTATGTCTTCTTGGGCTGCGACGATTCCTCCAATATCTCGGGACAGATATTTCACGTAAACAGCGGAACAATTATCAATTAA
- a CDS encoding exported hypothetical protein (Evidence 5 : No homology to any previously reported sequences): MKIMRERIWSLLLCIVMVITMLPTTVSAAGGDPISTAAIRLDAANNFGITGGGTNWVYFSNYPISDAPTPVRWRVLSTDLNGDSFQDHARNPYTGKGLFLMSEYVLRDGEVKFAYPGEDNTYSTSNLRDKSSTALIYFSTAEVYAALRTTKTSDTDVSLAGTPTWKASDLSGVMSGTVMFSLSAAEANNGSYGFAPLPDTPDFKRIAYKFENPSMPSGEWWLRSSDYSDSYQAGVVESSGALSTNAVDQPLGIRPAFNLNLSTVLFTSAAENGKSSGTCGAGALTAVSTAAPTDWKLTLLDSSRKFTTPPIPILIGKDGVTVSIPYTDATVGPNEYISAILVDSSGNALYYGRLKNTVNSGDANGTLPIDIPSGLAEGSYTLKLFTEQYNGDRNTDYASAFRDLALTVLGSITVQNDGNGTANADYSIATPGTEITLTTTPNDGYQFKEWQVISGSVTIINDKFNMPAESVTVKAIFTPLTTVDSVTIKTAPSKTTYTEGEALDLTGLVVTLNKSNSTTEDVALADFTANGITVSPANGATLAASYNKVTISHTPSGKSADQPITVNPAPVTVNAVTIKTAPSKTTYTEGESLDLTGLVVTLNKSNSTTEDVALGDFAAKGITVSPANGATLATSHNKVTISHTASGKTVDQPIAVNPAPVAVNSVTIKTAPTKTTYTAGETLDLNGLVVTLHMSGDTEQDVDFSDFANNGIITNPANGMPLVPGFTAVTITAGSQSVSQSITVSSAQYVAMGDSIASGYGLADKDDSYTSLVRETLGLYSFIIANDGMNSTTLLQGLSLAGLDTYLSDATVITLSIGSNDVLAPFLKSIADQLNCDTDEIQSTLALLTPAEQLSFFSALNTDGVLKNNEQLRSAALAFAANFQVIIGRLKILAPNATIYVTNAYNPYEGISIPYGANTLNLGEIADVYIQTINKAFSENSTDYALIDVYSAFSASQASGTSPVNANLAHFNFDPHPNAAGHALIANLILTPSWPSGSNLIASGITSTGATLSWTAANGAAAVTGYRIYQNGILIGAVGGNVTTYTVTGLSASTSYSFRVQAGNAGSLWTANGPSVTATTSAASSYDGGYSSATYYTVTATAGAGGHISPSGSVAVKEGSDITFTITANDGYEIEDVLADGGSAGAVSSYTFKNVKKAHTITVSFTKSTEKTANPFTDVETDAWFYESVLYVYEKGLMTGTGTGCFDPGGSMTRSMLVTVLYRLSGDAGSYDNSFADVDPGAWYKNAVAWASATGITSGTGGGRFSPDKRITREQLAVLLYNCAGYMGYDVSAGENVNILSYRDASGISDYAYAALQWACGAGILEGDTDGNLNPGGSATRAEVAAVIERFVELVMK, from the coding sequence ATGAAGATCATGCGAGAAAGAATCTGGAGCCTGCTGCTGTGCATCGTAATGGTGATCACCATGCTGCCGACAACAGTTTCCGCGGCAGGCGGGGACCCGATATCTACCGCCGCCATCCGTCTGGATGCAGCAAATAATTTTGGCATTACGGGCGGTGGAACAAATTGGGTTTATTTTTCCAATTATCCGATAAGCGATGCGCCTACGCCGGTCAGATGGCGGGTGCTGTCCACTGACCTGAACGGGGACTCCTTTCAGGACCATGCAAGGAACCCCTACACAGGAAAGGGTCTGTTTCTGATGTCGGAATATGTGCTGCGGGATGGTGAAGTAAAATTCGCTTACCCCGGCGAGGACAACACCTATAGCACCAGCAACCTGCGAGACAAGAGTAGTACCGCACTTATTTATTTTTCTACGGCGGAGGTTTATGCCGCCCTGCGGACGACAAAAACCTCCGATACGGACGTAAGCCTAGCGGGTACACCCACATGGAAGGCATCCGACTTGTCCGGCGTCATGTCCGGCACGGTGATGTTCAGTCTGTCGGCCGCGGAGGCCAACAACGGCAGCTATGGATTTGCTCCGCTCCCTGATACACCTGATTTCAAGCGTATTGCTTACAAATTTGAAAACCCGTCAATGCCGAGCGGTGAGTGGTGGCTGCGCTCCTCTGACTATTCGGATTCGTATCAAGCGGGCGTGGTCGAATCGAGTGGCGCTCTCTCCACCAATGCAGTGGATCAACCTCTTGGAATTCGCCCCGCTTTCAATTTAAATCTGTCCACTGTTCTCTTCACATCCGCCGCCGAAAACGGTAAATCCTCCGGCACTTGCGGTGCCGGAGCATTGACGGCAGTTTCAACTGCCGCTCCAACCGATTGGAAGCTCACGCTTTTGGACAGCAGCAGAAAATTTACCACGCCGCCTATACCGATACTCATCGGTAAAGATGGCGTGACGGTAAGTATCCCCTACACCGATGCAACGGTCGGCCCGAACGAATACATTTCGGCAATCCTTGTGGACAGCAGCGGCAATGCCCTTTATTATGGCAGGCTTAAAAATACCGTAAATTCCGGCGATGCCAACGGTACACTGCCTATTGACATCCCCTCCGGCCTTGCCGAAGGCAGCTATACTCTCAAGCTGTTCACAGAACAGTACAACGGCGACAGGAATACTGACTATGCCAGCGCATTTCGGGATCTAGCGCTGACGGTGCTGGGCAGTATCACCGTCCAGAACGACGGCAACGGCACGGCCAACGCCGATTACAGTATTGCAACACCGGGTACGGAGATAACCCTGACCACCACACCGAATGATGGATATCAGTTCAAAGAATGGCAGGTTATAAGCGGCAGTGTGACTATAATAAATGATAAATTTAACATGCCAGCTGAAAGTGTAACGGTAAAGGCAATCTTTACGCCACTGACTACGGTGGACTCGGTTACCATCAAAACCGCACCATCCAAGACCACCTACACCGAAGGGGAAGCCCTCGACCTCACTGGCCTTGTGGTAACCCTGAATAAAAGCAACAGCACTACGGAGGATGTGGCTCTGGCTGATTTCACAGCTAATGGCATTACGGTCAGCCCCGCAAACGGAGCCACGCTGGCGGCCAGCTATAACAAGGTGACCATCAGCCACACGCCTTCCGGAAAATCGGCCGATCAGCCGATCACCGTGAATCCGGCTCCTGTGACGGTGAATGCGGTTACCATCAAAACCGCACCATCCAAGACCACCTACACCGAAGGGGAATCCCTCGACCTCACCGGGCTTGTGGTAACCCTGAATAAGAGCAACAGCACCACGGAGGATGTGGCTCTGGGTGATTTCGCAGCCAAGGGCATTACGGTCAGCCCCGCAAACGGAGCCACGCTGGCGACCAGCCATAACAAGGTGACCATCAGCCACACGGCGTCCGGAAAAACGGTCGATCAGCCGATCGCCGTGAATCCGGCTCCTGTGGCGGTGAATTCAGTTACTATAAAAACCGCGCCGACGAAGACGACTTATACGGCGGGCGAGACCCTTGACCTGAACGGGCTTGTGGTAACGTTGCATATGAGTGGCGACACGGAGCAGGACGTGGACTTTTCCGATTTTGCAAATAACGGCATCATAACTAATCCGGCAAACGGCATGCCGCTCGTCCCTGGCTTTACGGCCGTGACGATCACGGCGGGCAGCCAGTCGGTAAGCCAGAGTATTACAGTGAGCTCGGCTCAATATGTAGCGATGGGCGACAGCATTGCCTCCGGGTATGGGCTGGCTGATAAGGATGATTCCTACACCTCCCTTGTCAGGGAAACGCTGGGCTTATACAGCTTTATCATAGCGAATGACGGGATGAACAGTACGACTTTACTGCAAGGTCTGTCGCTAGCCGGCTTGGATACATACCTGAGCGACGCAACAGTGATTACCCTCAGCATCGGGTCGAACGACGTGCTGGCTCCTTTCCTGAAAAGTATTGCCGACCAGCTCAACTGTGACACGGATGAGATCCAGAGCACATTGGCTTTGCTGACCCCGGCGGAACAGCTTAGTTTCTTTTCGGCACTCAATACGGACGGCGTTCTAAAAAATAACGAACAGCTCCGTAGCGCGGCATTAGCGTTCGCGGCGAATTTCCAGGTTATCATCGGCAGGCTAAAGATTCTCGCGCCGAACGCAACAATTTATGTGACCAACGCCTATAATCCATATGAGGGGATCAGCATCCCCTATGGCGCCAATACGCTAAACCTTGGGGAAATTGCAGACGTCTATATCCAAACTATAAACAAAGCGTTCTCCGAAAATTCCACAGATTATGCACTGATTGACGTCTATTCCGCTTTCTCGGCCTCACAGGCAAGCGGAACCTCTCCTGTTAACGCAAACCTTGCACACTTCAATTTTGACCCACATCCCAACGCGGCAGGGCACGCCCTGATCGCAAATCTGATTCTTACCCCAAGCTGGCCCTCCGGCAGCAACTTGATAGCCTCCGGCATCACCTCCACGGGCGCGACTCTGAGCTGGACGGCTGCAAACGGCGCGGCAGCGGTCACCGGATATCGGATATATCAGAACGGAATCCTCATTGGCGCCGTGGGCGGCAATGTAACCACCTATACCGTGACGGGACTTTCCGCATCCACCAGCTACAGCTTTCGGGTGCAGGCGGGTAACGCCGGCAGCCTATGGACGGCAAACGGACCTTCCGTCACGGCCACCACGAGCGCCGCGTCCTCCTACGACGGGGGCTACTCCTCCGCAACCTATTACACCGTTACGGCAACGGCGGGCGCGGGCGGACACATTTCTCCCTCCGGCAGTGTAGCGGTCAAAGAGGGCAGCGACATAACCTTTACCATTACCGCCAACGATGGCTATGAAATTGAAGACGTTCTGGCCGACGGCGGGAGCGCAGGCGCGGTTTCATCCTATACCTTTAAAAACGTCAAGAAAGCGCATACCATAACCGTCTCATTTACGAAAAGTACGGAGAAAACCGCAAATCCTTTTACCGATGTGGAAACGGATGCCTGGTTCTATGAGAGTGTCCTGTATGTCTATGAAAAGGGCCTGATGACCGGGACGGGCACGGGCTGCTTTGACCCTGGCGGCAGCATGACCCGCTCCATGCTCGTTACGGTGCTTTACCGCTTGAGCGGCGATGCCGGCAGCTACGATAACAGCTTTGCGGACGTCGATCCGGGCGCGTGGTATAAAAACGCCGTAGCCTGGGCGTCGGCAACCGGCATTACAAGCGGCACCGGCGGCGGCAGGTTCAGTCCGGACAAACGGATTACCCGCGAGCAGCTCGCTGTGCTGTTATACAACTGCGCGGGTTACATGGGCTATGATGTCTCTGCGGGAGAGAACGTGAATATCCTGTCCTACCGCGACGCGTCCGGCATCTCAGATTATGCGTATGCAGCCCTGCAGTGGGCCTGCGGCGCAGGGATTCTGGAGGGTGACACGGACGGCAATCTGAATCCGGGCGGCTCCGCTACCCGCGCGGAGGTCGCGGCGGTCATCGAGCGCTTTGTCGAATTGGTTATGAAATAG